Proteins from a genomic interval of Aspergillus flavus chromosome 7, complete sequence:
- a CDS encoding S-adenosyl-L-methionine-dependent methyltransferase — MAPATLEQENHTRDAEFNRVLHGKSSQAQGGFAAMLGGKDAAAQKAAVDEYFKHWDNKDAAEETEEIRAARRAEYATLTRHYYNLATDLYEYGWGTSFHFCRFAQGEPFYQAIARHEHYLAHTMGIKSGMKVLDVGCGVGGPAREICKFTDANIVGFNNNDYQIQRATRYAEREGLSDKLSFVKGDFMQMSFPDNSFDAVYAIEATCHAPELEGVYKEIFRVLKPGGVFGVYEWLMTDEYDNDNAEHRKIRLGIEQGDGISNMVKVSEGLQAFKNAGFEVLHNEDLADRPDAIPWYYPLAGSFKHMTSPWDFFTIARMTWWGRGIAHRFVGALETIGLAPKGTQKTADSLALAGDCLVAGGEKKLFTPMYLMVGRKPE, encoded by the exons ATGGCTCCCGCTACTTTGGAACAAGAGAATCATACTCGTGACGCTGAATTCAACCGCGTCCTTCATGGAAAGTCGTCCCAGGCCCAGGGAGGCTTCGCCGCCATGCTTGGAGGAAAGGACGCCGCTGCGCAGAAGGCTGCTGTTGATGAATACTTCAAGCACTGGGACAACAAGGATGCCGCCGAGGAGACTGAGGAGATTCGCGCG GCCCGCCGTGCGGAATATGCTACCTTGACCAGACA TTACTACAACCTGGCGACCGATTTGTATGAATACGGATGGGGTACATCTTTCCATTTCTGCCGCTTTGCCCAGGGCGAGCCCTTTTACCAAGCCATTGCCCGTCATGAACACTATCTGGCTCATACCATGGGCATCAAGAGTGGTATGAAGGTCCTCGATGTCGGCTGCGGTGTTGGCGGTCCCGCGCGCGAGATTTGCAAATTCACCGATGCCAACATTGTCGGATTCAACAACAATGATTACCAGATTCAACGTGCCACCCGCTATGCTGAGCGCGAGGGATTGAGCGACAAACTGAGCTTCGTCAAGGGTGACTTTATGCAAATGAGCTTCCCCGATAACTCATTCGACGCTGTCTATGCCATCGAGGCTACATGCCATGCTCCTGAGCTCGAGGGTGTGTATAAGGAGATCTTCCGTGTGCTGAAGCCCGGTGGTGTGTTCGGTGTTTACGAGTGGCTTATGACCGACGAATATGATAACGATAACGCCGAGCACCGCAAGATCCGTCTGGGTATCGAGCAGGGAGATGGTATCTCCAACATGGTCAAGGTGTCTGAGGGCCTTCAGGCCTTCAAGAACGCCGGCTTCGAGGTCCTTCACAATGAAGATTTGGCTGACCGTCCCGACGCTATCCCTTGGTATTACCCTCTTGCTGGGTCATTCAAGCACATGACCTCGCCTTGGGATTTCTTCACAATCGCCCGCATGACATGGTGGGGACGTGGCATCGCTCATCGCTTCGTCGGTGCTTTGGAAACTATTGGACTCGCTCCCAAGGGCACCCAGAAGACCGCCGACAGCTTGGCGTTGGCAGGAGACTGCCTCGTGGCGGGTGGTGAGAAGAAGCTTTTCACCCCCATGTACCTGATGGTTGGACGCAAGCCCGAGTAA
- a CDS encoding pre-mRNA-splicing factor slt11 — MPPPQIKQDLNRSGWETTDFPSVCETCLPDNPYVQMLKEDYGAECKICTRPFTIFRWKADRTARTKRTAICLTCARLKNCCQCCMLDLSFGLPIVVRDAALKMVAPGPESTINREYYAQEHEKEIEEGRGAVEAYEKTDEKARELLRRLANSEPYYRKPRQIEAPQDEESEKPSTDAPVVHSRYGNGPGPIRTTESRRGTPLPGRGRGNMRGGRGGRPFPGTAQLPPSQEDILPPADPNVTSLFVTGVEDDLPEHTLRTFFSQFGQLRSLVCSHRAHSAFINFATREGAEAAAKHCQGKAVIQGCPLRIRWGKPKPLDNMDREERMKYAREGRSSATTARASGSGNKAITAAGADLGKQEKPRSYAVAPPPGSGEVQYTSLSGD, encoded by the exons ATGCCTCCCCCGCAGATCAAACAAGACTTGAACCGGTCAGGATGGGAGACAACCGATTTTCCTTCGGTATGCGAAACCTGCCTGCCCGATAACCCGTACGTCCAGATGCTGAAAGAGGACTACGGCGCAGAATGCAAAATC TGCACTCGCCCGTTCACCATATTCCGCTGGAAGGCGGACCGCACGGCACGCACCAAGAGAACCGCGATCTGCTTAACCTGCGCACGTCTTAAGAATTGTTGCCAGTGCTGCATGCTCGATTTGTCATTCGGCCTGCCAATTGTCGTCCGTGATGCTGCGCTGAAGATGGTTGCCCCGGGTCCCGAAAGCACAATCAACCGTGAATACTATGCGCAGGAGCACGAGAAGGAAATCGAAGAAGGGCGCGGTGCGGTCGAAGCGTATGAGAAAACAGATGAAAAAGCGCGTGAGCTTCTCAGGAGATTAGCAAACAGCGAACCCTATTATAGAAAGCCCCGTCAAATCGAGGCTCCCCAGGATGAGGAGAGTGAGAAACCGTCGACAGACGCGCCGGTGGTACATAGCCGTTACGGCAATGGCCCAGGACCTATCCGCACGACTGAGAGCCGTAGGGGTACGCCTTTGCCTGGAAGAGGACGCGGAAATATGCGCGGTGGTCGTGGAGGCCGCCCGTTCCCCGGCACGGCTCAACTGCCGCCCTCCCAAGAAGATATTCTCCCGCCCGCGGATCCCAATGTTACGTCCCTCTTTGTCACTGGTGTTGAGGATGACCTTCCCGAGCATACTCTGCGTACCTTTTTCTCGCAGTTTGGTCAGCTGCGGTCGTTGGTCTGTTCTCATCGCGCCCATTCGGCGTTTATTAACTTTGCTACTCGCGAAGGTGCCGAGGCAGCTGCCAAGCACTGCCAGGGTAAGGCTGTCATCCAAGGTTGTCCGTTGCGGATTCGTTGGGGAAAGCCTAAGCCGTTGGATAACATGGACCGCGAAGAGCGTATGAAGTACGCGCGTGAAGGCCGCTCGTCCGCGACGACGGCGAGAGCCTCAGGCTCAGGTAACAAAGCGATTACCGCTGCTGGCGCGGATCTCGGTAAACAGGAAAAACCCCGGAGTTACGCTGTCGCTCCGCCCCCTGGTAGTGGTGAGGTTCAATATACCAGCTTGTCTGGTGATTAA
- a CDS encoding putative ribosome associated DnaJ chaperone Zuotin (zuotin molecular chaperone protein) encodes MTTVQVVNVSLPALSEGWSAEKDFKAVGTLSAATQRNLEPVGPHFLAHARRKRHHRTFSEDERIQAQQNVKKTEEEEDDEISEDEDPMMLSRDAKDWKNQDHYAVLGITKYRWRATPEQIKRAHRKKVLRHHPDKKAALGDRDENDSFFKCIQKAHEILSDPVKRRQFDSVDEAADVEPPTKKEAAKGNFYKLWNRVFESEGRFSKIQPVPKLGDDNSTFEEVDNFYNFWYNFDSWRTFEYLDEDVPDDGESRDQKRQTEKKNANARRKRKVEDTARLRKLVDDCAAQDERIKKFRKAARADKDKKRLEKEAEAKRLAEEKEKARLEEEQRKKDAEEAAKAEREKNKKAKEAAKNATKKNKRVVKGSVKEVNYFADGEASASQVDSVLTDVELIMSKIDAEELAGLAERLTAAGKDAAAVKNVYAEESKRLVGAGKLKEGETKNF; translated from the exons ATGACTACTGTTCAAGTTGTCAACGTCTCTTTGCCCGCCCTTTCTGAGGGCTGGTCCGCCGAGAAGGACTTCAAGGCCGTTGGCACTCTCTCTGCTGCTACCCAGAGGAACTTGGAGCCTGTTGGCCCTCACTTCTTGGCCCACGCTCGTAGA AAGCGTCACCACCGCACTTTCTCTGAGGATGAGAGAATTCAGGCCCAGCAGAATGTCAAGAAGactgaagaggaggaagatgacgaaaTCTCCGAGGACGAAGACCCCATGATGCTGTCTCGGGACGCTAAGGACTGGAAG AACCAAGATCACTACGCCGTCCTTGGTATTACCAAGTACCGTTGGCGCGCCACCCCCGAGCAGATCAAGCGTGCCCACCGCAAGAAGGTTCTCCGCCACCACCCCGACAAGAAGGCCGCCCTGGGTGACCGTGACGAGAACGACAGTTTCTTCAAGTGTATCCAGAAGGCCCACGAAATTCTCTCGGACCCCGTCAAGCGTCGTCAGTTTGACTCCGTCGATGAAGCTGCTGACGTTGAGCCTCCCACCAAGAAGGAGGCTGCCAAAGGTAACTTCTACAAGCTGTGGAACCGTGTCTTCGAGTCCGAGGGTCGTTTCTCCAAGATCCAGCCCGTTCCCAAGCTGGGTGATGACAACAGCACCTTCGAGGAGGTCGACAACTTTTACAACTTCTGGTATAACTTCGACAGCTGGCGTACATTTGAATACCTCGACGAGGATGTGCCCGATGATGGCGAAAGCCGTGACCAGAAGCGTCAaaccgagaagaagaacgccAACGCTCGCCGCAAGCGTAAGGTTGAGGACACTGCTCGTCTCCGTAAGCTCGTAGACGACTGTGCTGCTCAGGATGAGCGTATTAAGAAGTTCCGTAAGGCTGCTCGTGCcgacaaggacaagaagcgtctcgagaaggaagccgaggCTAAGCGTCTggctgaggagaaggagaaggctcGTCTGGAAGAGGAGCAGCGCAAGAAGGATGCTGAGGAGGCCGCCAAGGCTGAACgtgagaagaacaagaaggccaaggaggccGCTAAGAACGctaccaagaagaacaagcgtGTTGTTAAGGGCTCCGTCAAGGAGGTCAACTACTTCGCTGATGGCGaggcttctgcttctcagGTCGACTCCGTCCTGACCGACGTTGAGCTTATCATGAGCAAGATTGATGCCGAGGAGCTTGCCGGTCTGGCTGAGCGTCTTACTGCTGCCGGCaaggatgctgctgccgTCAAGAACGTTTACGCTGAGGAGTCCAAGAGGCTGGTTGGTGCCGGTAAGCTCAAGGAGGGCGAGACCAAGAACTTCTAG
- a CDS encoding putative aminotransferase (aspartate aminotransferase) — protein sequence MSLPETTHSTISQRAQSALVAGSKNLMWDVMNDLWCEKTNPNGYVNVGVAENVLMHDHLLSFINRQLDLPAKLLTYNDGPTGSGRVKRAVSAFVNRHFRPFHPVEPSHLFITNGVSSAIEHVSWAITEPGEAILLGRPYYGTFIPDISLRPGATVIPVSFDDCDPFSLEAVQKYEQALLSFQETTGRKVKGLALCHPHNPLGRCYPRDVLLKLMELCQKYQMHFISDEIYALSVWKNTVDESPKPVDFESALSLDLTGIIDPQLVHVLWGVSKDFGANGLRLGVIISQTNRDILAALRNVGLYSYVSGVSEYLVSLLLEDVNFTDEYIRLNREKLSENYSFVVQQLKSNGIEYSTGANAAFFIWMNLGKKYRELHPEVKDVEEVSETVMDLLLQKKVFLASGSLFGSERGGWYRIVFSQPQEYLSEAVRRIMAALEA from the coding sequence ATGTCGCTGCCAGAAACAACACATTCAACCATCTCCCAAAGGGCACAGAGCGCTCTAGTAGCAGGTTCAAAGAACCTGATGTGGGACGTGATGAATGACCTATGGTGCGAAAAGACAAACCCCAATGGATACGTGAATGTGGGCGTTGCTGAGAATGTCCTGATGCACGATCACCTGCTGAGTTTTATAAACCGGCAACTCGACCTGCCTGCCAAGCTACTCACGTATAATGATGGACCTACTGGGTCAGGGAGAGTTAAACGTGCTGTGTCTGCTTTTGTTAACAGACACTTCCGTCCCTTCCATCCGGTGGAGCCTAGTCATCTGTTTATTACCAACGGTGTTTCGTCGGCAATCGAGCATGTGTCTTGGGCTATAACGGAACCTGGTGAGGCAATTCTTCTGGGAAGACCGTACTATGGGACATTCATACCGGATATATCATTGCGACCTGGAGCAACCGTTATCCCCGTGAGCTTTGATGACTGTGATCCGTTCAGTTTGGAGGCAGTCCAGAAGTATGAACAAGCACTGTTGAGTTTCCAGGAGACGACAGGACGGAAAGTAAAGGGGCTGGCACTCTGCCATCCTCACAATCCACTAGGGCGATGCTACCCCAGAGACGTGCTATTGAAGTTGATGGAACTCTGCCAAAAATACCAGATGCACTTCATCAGTGACGAGATTTATGCATTGTCCGTCTGGAAGAATACCGTTGACGAGAGTCCGAAGCCTGTCGACTTTGAATCTGCCCTTTCGCTTGATCTGACGGGTATCATTGATCCCCAGCTTGTTCATGTACTATGGGGCGTGAGCAAGGACTTTGGCGCCAATGGTCTCCGACTAGGCGTTATCATCTCACAAACCAATCGTGACATCCTGGCTGCATTAAGGAATGTTGGTCTATATTCTTACGTATCGGGGGTCTCAGAGTATCTGGTATCTCTCTTGCTTGAAGACGTCAATTTTACGGATGAATATATTCGGTTGAACCGCGAGAAGCTCTCGGAGAACTATTCGTTCGTTGTGCAGCAGCTCAAGAGTAACGGTATTGAATATTCGACTGGAGCCAACGCCGCATTCTTCATTTGGATGAATCTGGGCAAGAAGTATCGCGAACTACACCCTGAGGTCAAGGACGTTGAGGAAGTCAGTGAAACGGTCATGGATCTCTTATTACAGAAGAAAGTCTTCTTAGCTAGCGGCTCGTTGTTCGGTTCGGAGCGTGGTGGATGGTATAGAATAGTCTTCTCACAACCTCAAGAGTATCTGAGCGAGGCTGTACGGAGAATTATGGCTGCACTCGAGGCTTAG
- a CDS encoding mitochondrial zinc maintenance protein 1, mitochondrial (mitochondrial complex I protein Fmp36, putative) gives MTAPALSARGAYRQILRATRIAFHEDTRVLLAARQEARRQFDEHKRVGIDTPMQINHAIEVASILKHNIVQGVKLEGDEAAKWELRIHDDIERGDNDSIKHAGKDIKIHKACSA, from the exons ATGACTGCTCCAGCCCTGTCAGCACGCGGCGCCTACCGTCAGATTCTCCGCGCTACCCGCATTGCCTTCCATG AGGACACTCGTGTACTCCTCGCCGCTCGTCAAGAGGCACGCCGTCAATTCGACGAACATAAGCGCGTAGGCATCGATACACCCATGCAGATCAACCATGCCATCGAAGTGGCAAGCATCTTGAAGCACAACATTGTGCAAGGAGTCAAACTTGAGGGCGATGAAGCCGCAAAGTGGG AACTTCGCATTCACGATGATATCGAGCGTGGTGACAATGATTCGATTAAGCATGCGGGCAAGGACATCAAGATTCACAAGGCTTGTTCGGCATAA
- a CDS encoding kinase-like domain-containing protein — MDFDDINLDTVDNLRQEWIKLASNSSAGICELANRYRQRDDCKLCSMHCGSFNFSFRLNWDDEGEDWLIRFPLPGKSMFLDEKVRREAVLMKYIARETKIPVPRVIAYRMGDENPTGLGPYIIMTWIDGKKMSDVLRQNDLPDKHDTLDPTINPETLKTLYGEMAEILLQLWGLDFDKIGSISEDSMTGKPVVDGRPLTRELNELIRTSGLNDCTPRRIYHTSVDYITSLLALQSMHLEQQRNSVYDSKDCREKYACRQLMKATALNFIPNEDCGPFKLFCDDLCPGNVLVDDSLRIVGVLDWEFSYAAPSQFAASIPWWLLLRRPHSLLNQYGPDAFFESFLPKATLFLEVLEEREQIRGLTGHDCRLSVRMRQSIEDKSAWFTLASHMVASVDLLYWDLLDEYCWGPRSSIAQRVRAITTSPEMHKRREDFVHLKIQQLQEYYNELGVDNNVSYEPEPPLQPIAERDPGPKYLDVANRGFLEGALVGLAVGLGITICLRWHRSPL, encoded by the exons ATGGATTTCGACGATATCAACCTCGACACTGTCGACAATCTGAGACAGGAATGGATCAAGTTGGCTTCCAACTCAAGTGCTGGAATCTGCGAGCTCGCGAATCGCTATCGGCAACGAGATGACTGCAAGCTATGTTCCATGCATTGTGGGTCGTTCAACTTTAGCTTCCGTCTTAATTGGGATGATGAGGGAGAGGACTGGTTAATCCGATTTCCACTTCCTGGAAAATCCATGTTCCTGGACGAGAAGGTCCGTAGAGAGGCGGTCTTGATGAAATACATCGCCAGAGAAACCAAGATTCCTGTGCCGCGCGTCATCGCTTATAGAATGGGAGATGAGAACCCAACCGGCTTGGGCCCCTATATTATAATGACCTGGATTGACGGCAAGAAGATGTCAGATGTTTTAAGACAAAACGATCTCCCTGACAAGCATGACACTCTGGATCCCACCATCAACCCCGAGACACTCAAGACGCTGTATGGAGAAATGGCGGAAATTCTGCTTCAGCTCTGGGGACTCGACTTTGACAAGATCGGCAGCATTAGTGAGGACAGCATGACTGGGAAGCCAGTTGTTGATGGACGACCCTTGACTAGGGAGCTGAACGAGTTGATACGGACCAGTGGATTGAATGACTGTACACCGCGAAGGATTTACCATACCTCCGTCGATTACATCACTTCGCTTTTAGCCTTGCAGTCAATGCACCTAGAGCAACAGCGCAATAGTGTGTATGACTCCAAGGACTGTAGAGAGAAATATGCCTGCCGTCAGTTGATGAAAGCCACCGCCCTGAATTTCATCCCCAATGAAGACTGCGGCCCCTTTAAGCTGTTTTGCGATGATCTGTGCCCTGGAAATGTTCTTGTAGATGACTCGCTTCGGATTGTGGGTGTTCTTGACTGGGAGTTTAGCTATGCAGCTCCTTCTCAATTTGCGGCAAGCATTCCTTGGTGGTTACTCTTGCGGCGGCCCCATTCACTTCTTAATCAATATGGTCCTGACGCTTTCTTTGAATCTTTTCTCCCGAAGGCAACTCTATTCTTAGAGGTGCTGGAGGAACGCGAGCAAATTCGGGGTTTGACTGGACATGATTGCCGCCTGTCAGTTCGGATGCGACAATCCATTGAAGACAAATCTGCATGGTTCACACTTGCATCGCATATGGTTGCTTCCGTTGATCTTCTATACTGGGATTTACTCGACGAATATTGCTGGGGACCGAGATCAAGCATAGCACAGAGAGTCCGTGCTATTACAACATCACCAGAAATGCACAAACGACGAGAGGATTTCGTTCATTTAAAAATCCAACAGCTTCAGGAATACTACAACGAACTTGGGGTGGATAATAATGTGAGCTATGAGCCAGAGCCACCTCTCCAGCCGATAGCTGAGCGTGACCCAGGTCCAAAG TATCTGGATGTTGCAAACAGAGGCTTCTTGGAAGGAGCTCTTGTCGGATTGGCCGTTGGGTTGGGTATCACGATCTGCCTGAGGTGGCATCGGTCGCCCCTCTAG